The Podospora pseudopauciseta strain CBS 411.78 chromosome 2 map unlocalized CBS411.78m_2, whole genome shotgun sequence genome has a window encoding:
- a CDS encoding uncharacterized protein (EggNog:ENOG503NV0Y; COG:U) codes for MDPYSAEGELINIHNHFHQGQYQEVVDYGVSTLSSENELPARVLQLRARIALGQAEDALADVTGEKEPELQAIAALAEQALGNSDKAVGIIEKLAESAAGNTTVQVVGGTVLQAAGKSEEALALLSQHQGSLDAVALIVQIHLQQNRNDLAVKEVTAARRWAQDSLLVNLAESWVGLRLGGEKYQQAFYVFEELAQAPATSSVRSLVSQAVAELHLGRTEEAQAALDQALKKEPKFAEAIANLLVLNVIAGKDGAEQKTLLEATDAQHPLLVDLAEKSDLFDKAASKYSAKVSA; via the exons ATGGATCCCTACTCGGCCGAAGGCGAactcatcaacatccacaaTCATTTTCACCAAGGACAATACCAAGAAGTGGTCGACTACGGTGTTTCCACCCTGTCCTCCGAGAACGAGCTCCCCGCCCGTGTCCTCCAGCTGCGAGCTCGCATCGCTCTAGGCCAGGCCGAGGATGCCCTCGCCGACGTAACGGGCGAGAAGGAGCCAGAGTTGCAGGCCATCGCTGCCCTGGCCGAGCAAGCGCTTGGGAACAGCGACAAGGCGGTTGGTATCATCGAGAAGCTCGCAGAGTCAGCGGCCGGCAACACTACAGTACAGGTTGTGGGCGGGACAGTATTGCAGGCTGCGGGCAAGAGTGAGGAGGCTTTGGCGCTTCTTTCGCAACACCAGGGAAGCT TGGACGCCGTTGCGCTTATTGTGCAGATCCATCTGCAACAAAACAGAAATGACCTTGCAGTCAAGGAGGTTACCGCCGCGCGGCGGTGGGCGCAGGACAGTTTGTTGGTGAACTTGGCAGAGTcttgggttgggttgaggCTG GGCGGTGAGAAGTACCAACAAGCCTTCTACGTCTTTGAGGAGCTCGCGCAAGCACCCGCTACATCATCAGTCCGGTCCCTCGTCTCCCAGGCCGTTGCCGAGCTTCACCTTGGCAGAACAGAAGAGGCCCAAGCTGCTCTCGACCAGGCCTTGAAAAAGGAGCCAAAGTTCGCCGAGGCCATCGCCAACCTTCTGGTGCTGAACGTCATTGCCGGCAAGGATGGTGCGGAGCAGAAGAC TCTTCTCGAAGCCACAGACGCTCAGCACCCTCTCCTGGTGGACCTGGCGGAAAAGAGTGATCTGTTTGACAAGGCGGCGTCAAAGTACAGCGCCAAGGTCTCTGCGTAG
- a CDS encoding uncharacterized protein (EggNog:ENOG503NZ1S) has protein sequence MEITIPPRDHGPSTFRYAWDENGEVTQMTRVREDQPSPLVTPRPIPGRQTIQWPFQSIVTETEIASPTTTTHFHHHHHYHHRRATTATTWRPWLQRRRDSDGHSIARNLVPDYVVNYLRGETPETVSKRKYIHYGVGKEGKRPLPGSSHRHLQSRAAEFGGFYDSESSEGRGSGDSGGDQERLGFGNEKRRGGDGRALRNTLLVGWRAGVAFNTLVGFVILIVGFICLILAISKASLLGGGGGRLAVFTGSCAAATRIDWGLHAVVNMFCVVLLAGAHYVFQVLSSPTREEVDEAHRKWQWLDIGVPSFRNLRFIGRVRVVLAVVVMGAAVVTQIMYNAVIFTSQTAPDFKAAVVTDAFTRGASFSNATENNNGGLSRLEILSLQRQASSNGMANLTRSDCFIQLDRTLESDLSAILLVSNINSPSSLLQTAAGLRTSPFSSIVSDQSTIRYCLSAPLIQPKTCEVNLNASLLGVVALLNSFALVAGASILFKHHSRFSPLCTLGDAINSFLREPDTATQQSGSLLSKKQDVLTGRWGAGINEPAKYYIPTHHYWIKSVSFTNLTTFVAVWTVIASLVIFALAISVCHDPAHLLTSFPSTLLGAKSLVMFPGGIPPAGAAIITALPQLGLVLLYLTTNSILTSYHLSHECSLFAVSPRPLRLSSPFPQGLQTSSLFLTLPRPLSWLLIFGFIALGFLLSQSFVLVSVTTGDMTANAVGLSGVGLLALLSLLLTLLLLVLGLGLRKAPPAGLQGWELKGNPMVLEGGSCSAVVAARCHYHQFFVPGGNGTRDGTTISGGGRRSEQSIWKQELIWGVIKPGVGMEVGLCGFGRGEAQDGVGRLGVGRCYA, from the exons ATGGAGATAACCATACCTCCACGAGATCATGGACCTTCGACTTTTCGATATGCGTGGGATGAGAACGGGGAGGTGACACAGATGACAAG AGTACGAGAGGACCAGCCATCCCCACTAGTCACACCACGACCTATCCCAGGTCGACAAACTATTCAATGGCCCTTCCAGAGCATCGTTACCGAGACGGAAATCGCCTCcccgacaacgacgacacacttccaccatcaccaccattaTCATCACAGACGGGCGACGACAGCTACGACTTGGCGACCGTGGCTACAAAGGAGGAGAGATAGCGACGGGCACTCGATAGCGAGGAATTTGGTGCCAGATTACGTCGTCAACTACCTCCGAGGTGAAACACCAGAAACTGTGTCGAAGCGGAAGTATATCCACTATGGGGTGGGCAAAGAGGGGAAACGCCCACTGCCGGGGAGTTCGCATCGGCATCTCCAATCACGAGCGGCCGAGTTTGGAGGATTTTACGATTCGGAGTCTTcagaagggagagggagcggtgACTCTGGTGGTGATCAAGAGCGCCTGGGTTTCGGCAACGAGAAACGGcgaggaggtgatggcaGGGCGTTGAGGAATACTCTTCTTGTGGGGTGGAGGGCTGGGGTGGCTTTTAACACGCTGGTCGGGTTTGTGATTTTGATTGTGGGGTTCATCTGTTTGATACTGGCGATATCGAAGGCATCATtgcttggagggggtggtgggagactGGCGGTTTTCACGGGGAGTTGCGCGGCAGCTACGAGGATTGACTGGGGATTGCATGCCGTTGTTAACATGTTTTGTGTGGTGTTATTGGCGGGGGCACATTATGTGTTTCAGGTGCTGAGCAGTCCGACGAGGGAAGAGGTCGATGAGGCTCATCGGAAATGGCAATGGTTAGATATCGGGGTGCCAAGCTTTCGAAATTTGAGGTTTATTGGGAGagtgagggtggtgctggcggtTGTGGTTATGGGGGCGGCGGTTGTTACTCAGATAAT GTATAATGCGGTAATCTTCACTTCGCAAACAGCGCCTGACTTCAAGGCTGCTGTCGTTACGGATGCCTTCACTCGAGGCGCATCATTCAGCAACGCTACGGAAAACAACAATGGCGGACTGAGCCGACTCGAAATTCTCAGTCTTCAGCggcaagcaagcagcaaCGGCATGGCCAATTTGACGAGATCCGATTGCTTCATTCAACTCGACCGCACCCTCGAGTCCGACCTATCAGCCATTCTGCTTGTTTCCAACATCAACTCGCCTTCTTCGCTTCTCCAAACCGCTGCAGGACTCCGGACCTCGCCATTCAGCTCGATCGTGTCCGACCAGTCCACAATTCGTTACTGTCTCTCCGCTCCTCTTATTCAGCCAAAGACGTGCGAAGTCAACCTCAATGCCTCACTGCTGGGCGTTGTCGCCCTCCTCAACTCCTTTGCGCTGGTAGCAGGCGCCTCCATTCTCTTCAAACACCACTCCCGCTTCTCGCCTCTATGCACCCTCGGTGATGCCATCAATTCCTTTCTCAGGGAGCCCGACACTGCCACCCAGCAGTCCGGCTCACTCCTGTCCAAAAAACAGGACGTCTTGACCGGCCGCTGGGGAGCGGGCATTAACGAGCCAGCCAAATATTACATTCCCACCCACCATTACTGGATCAAATCCGTTTctttcaccaacctcaccacctttGTAGCGGTTTGGACGGTTATCGCCTCCTTGGTAATTTTTGCCCTGGCAATATCCGTCTGCCACGATCCTGCGCACCTCCTTACATCGTTTCCGTCAACTCTGCTCGGAGCGAAATCGCTGGTCATGTTTCCGGGGGGTATCCCACCTGCGGGCGCGGCTATCATTACTGCCCTCCCACAACTTGGGCTGGTACTTCTTTATCTCACGACGAACAGCATTCTTACGAGCTATCACTTATCCCACGAGTGCTCACTCTTCGCGGTCTCACCCCGCCCACTTAGACTTTCTTCGCCTTTTCCCCAGGGCCTTCAGACTAGCAGTTTATTTCTCACGCTGCCGCGCCCACTCTCGTGGCTGCTTATTTTTGGTTTTATCGCGCTGGgctttcttctctctcaATCATTCGTTTTGGTATCGGTCACTACTGGTGACATGACCGCCAACGCTGTCGGCCTGAGCGGTGTCGGGCTGTTGGCTCTGCTCTCGCTGTTGCTCACTCTATTGTTGCTAGTCttggggttagggttgcgAAAGGCCCCTCCTGCTGGTCTTCAGGGGTGGGAGCTGAAAGGGAACCCTATGGTGCTGGAAGGGGGGAGTTGCtcggctgttgttgctgctagGTGTCATTATCATCAGTTTTTTGTGCCGGGGGGGAATGGGACGAGGGATGGGACTACGATTagtgggggggggaggaggagcgagcAGAGTATTTGGAAGCAGGAGTTGATTTGGGGGGTTATTAAGCCgggggttgggatggagGTTGGGCTttgtgggtttgggaggggggaggctcaggatggggtggggaggttaggggtggggaggtgttATGCTTGA
- a CDS encoding uncharacterized protein (COG:S; EggNog:ENOG503NUDZ) produces MDSFKLLKRRTTELFNSLPSSLPVIQSPTFGSGNSNTMRGTWEKLQLPPLPRSGHTADIVDGTVYIFGGGNDNDVHTITLPASGAQADYYTIKAKPVKSTAPKPKDPNPDVPSISIEETPNDEPQNLSEISLTSPPPGSKDKGKSPAPPTSSLPDIPPPRKGHASAVIGHRIFLFGGSSPSTPSQPLNESGRVWIFDTRTHLWSFLDPALATPAHPSPRFNHAAVSTPKPDNFSPSSHPSGHTTWKEWALGTDTTTLHEQGIPQDPVVGFLAEKARDLDSEGYGTFIISGGTLPSGEASDETWAFDVHSSTWQPLPSSLSPVTGGCSLALAKNRLYKLGGGEGGSGGSDKLKMEYLSLSLDSFNDVASAGEEVLVTAKGGWKPILPGKEDVGYKTPDLTTVPLDDDDDDNSASFWPAARTNASLSVVTIGGVNGREYLLFAFGEDGQGGKMDDVWAFLTPKSGHEKGRHGVTEGSFVKAQDAVWDGVGGLLGGGRDRHQEGRWFRVEMGVEDEEDDDSLDGPGRRAQAAMASIGDLDESGVVIWGGVVGQGDRVKGDGWVMRLK; encoded by the coding sequence ATGGATTCATTCAAACTCCTCAAACGTCGTACGACGGAGCTcttcaactccctcccctcatcacTCCCCGTCATCCAAAGCCCTACCTTTGGCagcggcaacagcaacaccatGAGGGGCACCTGGGAAAAGCTTCAGCTCCCGCCTCTTCCGAGATCAGGCCACACAGCCGACATCGTCGACGGCACCGTCTACatcttcggcggcggcaacgacaacgacgtccacaccatcacccttcCCGCAAGCGGAGCCCAAGCCGATTACTACACCATCAAGGCCAAACCCGTCAAATCCACCGCCCCTAAACCCAAAGACCCCAACCCCGACGTCCCTTCCATCTCCATTGAAGAAACCCCCAACGACGAGCCCCAAAACCTCTCCGAAATTTctctcacctcccctcctcctgggTCAAAAGACAAGGGAAAATCCCCCGCCCCAcccacctcttccctcccagacatcccccctccccgcaaaGGCCACGCCTCTGCTGTGATCGGTCACAGgatcttcctcttcggcggctcatccccctcaaccccctcccaacccctcaacGAATCCGGTCGCGTCTGGATCTTCGACACCCGCACCCACCTCTGGTCCTTCCTCGATCCAGCCCTAGCCACACccgcccacccctcccctaGGTTCAACCATGCAGCAGTATCAACCCCGAAACCAGacaacttctccccctcttcccatccttccGGCCATACCACATGGAAAGAATGGGCCCTAGGAaccgacaccaccaccctccacgaGCAGGGAATCCCCCAAGATCCCGTGGTGGGTTTCCTCGCGGAAAAAGCGCGTGATCTTGACTCTGAAGGTTACGGGACGTTTATCATTTCCGGTGGCACCCTGCCCTCAGGGGAGGCGTCAGATGAAACCTGGGCGTTTGACGTCCACTCTTCTACCTGGCAgcctctcccttcttccctttccccGGTGACAGGTGGGTGTAGTCTCGCGCTGGCAAAGAACAGGTTGTATAAGCtcggcggcggggagggtggtagTGGCGGTTCTGACAAGCTCAAAATGGAGTATTTATCCCTCTCCCTTGACTCCTTCAACGATGTTGCTTccgcgggggaggaggtgttggttACGGCGAAGGGTGGCTGGAAACCTATTCTACCggggaaggaggatgtgggGTATAAAACTCCGGACTTGACCACCGTTCCtcttgatgacgatgacgacgacaacagTGCCAGTTTTTGGCCAGCAGCGAGGACGAACGCTTCGTTAAGTGTAGTGACGATTGGTGGTGTCAATGGAAGAGAGTATTTGCTGTTTGCGTTTGGGGAGGACGGGCAAGGTGGGAAGATGGATGATGTTTGGGCTTTTTTGACGCCAAAGTCGGGGCATGAAAAGGGGCGGCATGGGGTGACGGAGGGGAGTTTTGTCAAGGCGCAGGATgcggtttgggatggggtgggggggttgcttggtggtgggagggataGACAccaggaggggaggtggtttagggttgagatgggggttgaggatgaggaggatgatgatagtTTGGATGGGCCCGGGAGGAGGGCACAAGCCGCGATGGCGAGTATTGGGGACTTGGACGAGAGTGGGGTGGtgatttgggggggtgttgttggacaGGGGGATAGAGTgaagggggatgggtgggtgatgaggttgaaGTGA
- the NUO24 gene encoding NADH:ubiquinone oxidoreductase 24 (EggNog:ENOG503NV79; COG:C) — protein MASKLAPVMRTALRSVSRVAAPSSSPLQTRAISMSARRQSDTLMVHRNTPDNNPSIPFKFTDQNEKIITEILKRYPPQYKKAAVMPLLDLGQRQHGFTSISVMNEVARILEMPPMRVYEVASFYTMYNRTPVGKFHVQACTTTPCQLGGCGSDAIVKAIKEHLGIKQGETTPDGLFTFIEVECLGACVNAPMVQINDEYYEDLTPETTKQLLTALKESLNDASKAPKPGPVSGRDTCENSAGLTNLTSEPWGVETTRSDL, from the exons aTGGCGAGCAAGCTGGCCCCCGTCATGCGGACCGCCCTCCGCTCCGTGAGCAGGGTGGCtgccccctcctcgtcaccacTCCAGACCCGCGCCATCTCCATGTCGGCGAGGAGGCAAAGCGACACCCTCATGGTG CACCGTAACACCCccgacaacaacccctccatccccttcAAGTTCACCGACCAAAACGAGAAAATCATCACCGAGATTCTCAAGCGCTACCCCCCCCAGTACAAAAAAGCAGCCGTCATgcccctcctcgacctcggccAGCGTCAGCACGGCTTCACCTCCATCTCGGTCATGAACGAGGTCGCCCGCATCCTCGAGATGCCCCCCATGCGCGTCTACGAGGTGGCCAGCTTCTACACCATGTACAACCGAACCCCCGTGGGCAAGTTTCACGTCCAGGCTTGCACGACC ACCCCCTGCCAACTCGGCGGCTGCGGCTCAGACGCCATCGTCAAGGCAATCAAGGAACACCTCGGCATCAAGCAAGGCGAGACCACCCCCGACGgcctcttcaccttcatcgAGGTCGAGTGTTTGGGGGCGTGCGTCAACGCGCCCATGGTCCAGATCAATGACGAGTACTACGAGGACCTGACTCCCGAGACCACCAAGCAGCTCCTCACCGCGCTCAAGGAGAGCTTGAACGATGCGAGCAAGGCGCCCAAGCCGGGTCCTGTGAGCGGGAGGGATACTTGTGAGAATAGCGCGGGACTGACGAACCTGACGAGTGAGCCTTGGGGGGTGGAGACTACCAGGTCGGATTTGTAA
- a CDS encoding uncharacterized protein (CAZy:AA9; COG:G; EggNog:ENOG503NXCE), translated as MKFSFVALLACGLTVNAHAIFQQKISVNGQDKGQLTGIRAPNNNNPVQNVNDQNMACGQPGSKSNTVVNVNAGDRIGAYFGHVIGGAQFPNDRDHPIAASHKGPVQAYLAKVDNAATASSNGQKWFKIWHEGFDQGSRKWGVDTVIQNQGWTYFNIPQCIAPGQYLLRVELLALHSANQQGQAQFYKSCAQINISGSGSFTPSQTVSFPGAYQANHPGILTSIYGLTGQPDNGGKSYSIPGPAPISC; from the exons ATGAAGTTCTCCTTCGTTGCCCTCCTGGCCTGCGGCCTCACGGTCAATGCTCACGCTATCTTCCAG CAGAAAATCTCAGTCAACGGACAAGATAAGGGTCAGCTCACTGGCATCCGTgctcccaacaacaacaacccagtACAGAATGTGAACGACCAGAACATGGCCTGCGGACAGCCCGGCTCCAAGTCCAACACGGTTGTCAACGTTAACGCTGGTGACCGTATCGGTGCCTACTTTGGGCATGTCATCGGCGGAGCCCAGTTCCCTAACGACCGAGACCATCCCATCGCTGCCTCTCACAAGGGTCCCGTCCAGGCTTACCTTGCCAAGGTTGACAATGCTGCTACTGCCAGCTCCAACGGCCAGAAGTGGTTCAAGATCTGGCACGAAGGCTTTGATCAAGGCAGCAGGAAGTGGGGTGTCGACACTGTCATTCAGAACCAAGGCTGGACGTATTTCAACATCCCGCAGTGCATCGCGCCGGGCCAATACCTCCTGCGCGTTGAGCTTTTGGCTCTCCACTCGGCCAACCAGCAAGGCCAGGCTCAGTTCTACAAGTCTTGCGCTCAGATCAACATTTCGGGCTCGGGCTCCTTCACTCCTTCTCAGACCGTCTCTTTCCCCGGTGCCTACCAGGCCAACCACCCCGGTATCCTCACCAGCATCTACGGTCTCACCGGCCAGCCCGACAACGGCGGCAAGTCGTACAGCATCCCGGGCCCTGCTCCCATCTCTTGCTAA
- a CDS encoding uncharacterized protein (EggNog:ENOG503P8IF), translating into MTDAKRSLITKMAAISTSVVARDTYAALSKRQNWAAQEPGVITVFCIVGVVGIGLICLFIYKKLVARRERRQAVV; encoded by the exons ATGACGGATGCCAAGCGAT CCTTAATAACTAAAATGGCCGCCATCAGCACCTCCGTCGTCGCTCGCGACACCTATGCCGCCCTCTCCAAGCGCCAAAACTGGGCTGCCCAGGAGCCCGGTGTCATCACCGTCTTCTGCATCGTCGGCGTTGTCGGCATCGGCCTCATCTGCCTCTTCATCTACAAGAAGTTGGTCGCCCGCAGGGAAAGACGCCAGGCTGTTGTCTAA
- the INO1 gene encoding Myo-inositol-1-phosphate synthase (EggNog:ENOG503NV57; COG:I) — protein MAPHAEIANGDGPVNSGGVSSSTNQKVTFKVNSPNVEYTDNQIRSKYTYHTTEVSEVNGQYVAVPKETQYNFNVDTKVPKLGMMLVGWGGNNGSTVTAGIIANRRGLSWQTRRGEQKANYYGSLIMGSTVKLGTDAKTRKDVNIPFHDLLPMVHPNDIVIGGWDISKLNLAEAMDRAQVLEPGLKALVAKEMASMVPLPSIYYPDFIAANQEKRADNILEGTKASMAHVEKIRQDIRDFKAANNLDRVIVQWTANTERFADLIEGVNDTADNLLKAIENGHEEVSPSTVFAVACILENTPFINGSPQNTFVPGAIELAERHRAFVGGDDFKSGQTKMKSALVDFLINAGIKLTSVASYNHLGNNDGKNLSEQRQFRSKEISKSNVIDDMVEANTVLYAPGEKPDHTVVIKYMPAVGDDKRALDEYYAEIFLGGHQTISLFNVCEDSLLASPLIIDLVLITELFTRIRWKAVSTDGAATKDFEGFHSVLSVLSYMLKAPLTPPGTPVVNALAKQRSALVNIMRGCLGLQPESDMTLEHKLF, from the exons ATGGCCCCCCACGCTGAGATCGCGAACGGTGATGGACCTGTCAACTCTGGCGGcgtttcctcctccaccaaccagAAGGTGACCTTCAAGGTCAACTCCCCCAACGTCGAGTACACCGACAACCAGATCCGCTCCAAGTACACTTATCACACCACCGAGGTGTCCGAGGTCAACGGCCAGTATGTTGCGGTCCCCAAGGAGACCCAGTACAACTTTAATGTCGACACCAAGGTCCCCAAGCTGGGTATGATGCTCGTTGGCTGGGGCGGCAACAACGGTTCCACCGTCACCGCCGGCATCATTGCCAACCGCCGCGGGCTCTCCTGGCAGACCCGCCGCGGTGAGCAGAAGGCCAACTACTATGGCTCTCTGATCATGGGCTCTACCGTCAAGCTCGGCACCGATGCCAAGACCCGCAAGGATGTCAACATCCCCTTCcacgacctcctccccatggTCCACCCCAACGACATTGTCATCGGCGGCTGGGACATCAGCAAGCTCAACCTCGCCGAGGCTATGGACCGCGCCCAGGTTCTCGAGCCCGGCCTCAAGGCTCTGGTTGCCAAGGAGATGGCCTCCATGGTCCCCCTTCCTAGCATCTACTACCCCGACTTCATTGCTGCCAACCAGGAGAAGCGTGCCGACAACATCCTCGAGGGCACCAAGGCCTCTATGGCCCACGTTGAGAAGATCCGCCAGGACATTCG TGACTTCAAGGCTGCCAACAACCTTGACCGTGTCATCGTCCAGTGGACCGCCAACACTGAGCGTTTCGCTGACCTCATTGAGGGTGTCAACGACACTgccgacaacctcctcaaggcCATTGAAAACGGCCACGAGGAGGTCTCTccctccaccgtcttcgCTGTTGCTTGCATCCTCGAAAACACCCCCTTCATCAACGGCTCCCCCCAGAACACCTTCGTTCCCGGTGCCATTGAGCTTGCCGAGCGCCACAGGGCCTtcgtcggtggtgatgacttCAAGTCTGGCCAGACCAAGATGAAGTCGGCCCTCGTCGACTTCCTCATCAACGCCGGTATCAAGCTTACCTCCGTTGCCAGCTACAACCATCTCGGCAACAACGACGGCAAGAACCTGAGCGAGCAGAGACAGTTCCGCTCCAAGGAGATATCCAAGTCCAACGTCATTGACGACATGGTGGAGGCCAACACCGTTCTCTACGCCCCCGGCGAGAAGCCCGACCACACCGTTGTCATCAAGTACATGCCTGCTGTCGGCGACGACAAGCGTGCTCTTGATGAGTACTATGCTGAGATCTTCCTCGGCGGTCACCAGACTATTTCGCTCTTCAACGTGTGCGAGGACTCCCTTCTCGCTTCCCCCTTGATCATCGACTTGGTCCTCATCACCGAGCTCTTCACCCGTATCCGGTGGAAGGCTGTCTCCACCGACGGCGCCGCCACCAAGGACTTTGAGGGCTTCCACAGCGTTCTCTCTGTCCTCTCTTACATGCTCAAGGCTCCCTTGACTCCTCCCGGCACTCCCGTTGTCAACGCCCTTGCCAAGCAGCGCTCCGCTCTCGTCAACATCATGCGCGGCTGCTTGGGTCTCCAGCCCGAGTCCGACATGACTCTTGAGCACAAGCTCTTCTAA